One genomic window of Glycine max cultivar Williams 82 chromosome 16, Glycine_max_v4.0, whole genome shotgun sequence includes the following:
- the LOC121173744 gene encoding non-specific lipid transfer protein GPI-anchored 14 gives MDSNACLPHLLVLAITLVLVSHAMGDSAQDKQRCAESLTGVATCLPYLGADAKAPTADCCSGLTQAMKTNKKCVCLILKDRDDPDLGLKINMTIAVGLPSLCKTPDNLSQCSVEGSSQKEQMKRPQLRIVNLISGRDS, from the exons ATGGATTCAAATGCTTGTCTACCACACTTGCTAGTGTTAGCAATAACATTGGTATTGGTTAGTCATGCAATGGGAGATTCAGCTCAAGACAAACAGAGATGTGCAGAATCCCTGACAGGTGTTGCAACGTGTCTGCCATATTTGGGTGCTGACGCGAAAGCACCCACAGCAGATTGTTGCAGTGGTCTCACACAAGCCATGAAGACCAACAAGAAGTGTGTCTGCCTTATTCTCAAAGACAGGGATGATCCTGACCTTGGCTTAAAGATTAACATGACAATTGCTGTTGGTCTCCCTTCTCTTTGCAAAACACCTGATAATCTCTCACAGTGTTCTG TTGAAGGAAGTTCCCAGAAGGAACAGATGAAACGGCCTCAGCTAAGAATAGTGAATCTTATATCGGGAAGAGATTCTTAG